A region from the Lolium perenne isolate Kyuss_39 chromosome 4, Kyuss_2.0, whole genome shotgun sequence genome encodes:
- the LOC127302976 gene encoding uncharacterized protein produces the protein MTMKTKRRFPTVATSDDATDQYSTLWTTSLPGDLLLLVAWHVLAGDFLDYVRFRAVCRLWRDGTMCPRGRGLVDPRFHPRRWIMFPEGHGLHPGHNKLRNHVRFLNLDTGTFVRVKLPLFRDHCILDSVDGLLLLQRDQDAVVRLLHPFTGDLADLPPLSDLHTQLRRYKYNFQTEGDRWFFLTLGMFAVVSCDANAGTITLMILFYRVKRLAFATTQDTQWTVPSWEVPPYAAPLAFHGKIYMVQYPTYDGSLVFQIDPPPQAGSPPPPPKLVAKCPKDKLYDGHSLVEGDSEILLVGHTDNSRSHILIYKLKDIMLDRFVPVTSIGDRALFLLDTNLSVSTKAMPMVMAETIVYKDPRMRNYAQYHLGTGTRSPAVDECGIRGYDPGPRSLIQHIITCCIRSAWYVGIKGSCILLRKRIGTHGSFGRSRGSFAIGCASAL, from the exons CAATACTCCACCTTATGGACGACGTCCCTGCCTGGAGACCTGCTTCTCCTGGTAGCATGGCATGTCCTGGCCGGCGACTTCCTGGACTACGTCCGCTTCCGCGCAGTCTGCAGACTGTGGCGCGACGGCACCATGTGCCCACGCGGCCGCGGCCTCGTTGACCCACGCTTCCACCCGCGACGCTGGATAATGTTTCCAGAGGGTCACGGACTCCACCCTGGCCACAACAAGCTCCGCAACCACGTTCGCTTCCTCAATCTCGACACAGGAACCTTCGTCCGTGTCAAGCTTCCGCTCTTTAGAGACCACTGCATCCTCGACTCCGTggatggcctcctcctcctccagcgcgaCCAGGACGCCGTCGTTCGCCTTCTCCACCCTTTCACCGGCGACCTGGCTGACCTTCCCCCGCTCTCCGATCTCCACACGCAGCTGCGGAGGTACAAGTACAACTTCCAGACCGAGGGTGACAGGTGGTTCTTCCTCACGCTTGGCATGTTTGCCGTCGTCTCTTGTGATGCCAATGCTGGAACCATCACCCTCATGATTCTCTTCTATCGTGTGAAGAGGCTGGCCTTTGCTACCACCCAGGACACGCAATGGACCGTGCCGAGTTGGGAAGTCCCACCATATGCTGCACCCCTTGCGTTTCATGGCAAGATTTACATGGTGCAGTATCCGACGTATGATGGTTCACTGGTTTTCCAGATCGACCCGCCCCCACAGGCCGgttcaccaccaccgccaccgaagCTGGTCGCCAAGTGCCCCAAGGATAAACTTTATGATGGTCACAGTCTGGTAGAAGGTGACTCGGAGATACTGCTCGTTGGCCATACCGACAATTCCCGGTCGCATATTTTGATCTACAAACTCAAGGACATCATGTTGGACAGGTTTGTCCCTGTAACGAGCATTGGAGATCGTGCCCTCTTCCTCTTAGATACAAATCTGAGTGTCTCCACCAAGGCAATGCCTATGGTCATGGCTGAAACCATTGTCTACAAAGATCCAAGAATGCGCAACTATGCGCAATACCACCTCGGTACTGGCACTCGGTCTCCAGCAGTCGATGAATGTGGCATCCGCGGCTATGACCCGGGTCCTCGTAGCCTCATCCAGCATATCATTACCTGCTGCATTCGCAGTGCATGGTATGTAG GAATAAAGGGGTCATGTATTCTTTTAAGGAAGCGGATAGGGACACATGGCTCATTTGGAAGGTCAAGAGGAAGTTTCGCCATTGG TTGTGCCTCTGCCCTCTGA